The following proteins come from a genomic window of Nitrospirota bacterium:
- a CDS encoding DUF4433 domain-containing protein: MTFEDLEELHYITPLRNMGSICTMGILSHKRAEKIPHQSVAMDEIQERRKKVVVPGGRPLHQYVNLYFHARNPMMFKRKDFHRELCVVKVNKDIYNLPQVVITDGNASSDYVRFYRVSEGLRVIDRERVFARYWTHDDPIEKFRHASIKCSEVLVPDKVPTDYILGAYVSCEESKINLYDIINEIKPEFIITVNPDLFFQ, from the coding sequence GTGACCTTTGAGGACTTAGAAGAACTTCACTACATTACCCCGCTTAGGAATATGGGATCTATTTGTACGATGGGCATCCTGTCTCACAAGAGGGCAGAGAAAATTCCTCATCAGTCTGTTGCTATGGATGAAATTCAGGAACGACGCAAAAAGGTGGTTGTTCCCGGTGGACGGCCATTACATCAATATGTAAATCTCTATTTTCATGCAAGAAACCCCATGATGTTTAAAAGAAAGGATTTTCATAGAGAATTATGTGTAGTTAAAGTGAACAAGGATATTTACAATTTACCTCAGGTGGTAATTACAGACGGAAATGCTTCGAGTGATTACGTCAGGTTTTATAGAGTATCAGAAGGTTTAAGGGTAATTGACAGAGAGCGTGTATTTGCAAGGTATTGGACTCACGATGATCCAATAGAAAAATTCCGTCATGCTTCGATAAAGTGCTCAGAAGTCTTAGTGCCTGATAAGGTGCCAACAGATTATATTCTTGGTGCATATGTTTCATGCGAAGAGAGCAAAATAAATCTTTATGATATAATCAATGAAATTAAACCGGAATTTATAATCACTGTTAATCCGGATTTGTTTTTCCAATGA